From Mucilaginibacter rubeus, a single genomic window includes:
- the treZ gene encoding malto-oligosyltrehalose trehalohydrolase, translating into MMNRRTLGVNFEAGIAEILLWVPQAEQVSIRPDTGNDLLLEQKTRGYWQMRTGELRPGMNYQVVIDGETWPDIHSLYQPDGVHGASSAFDVSGMKWTDQRWDNIPLQNYLIYELHTGTFTPEGTFDGIAKKLDYLAALGITAIEFMPVAQFPGDRNWGYDGVFPYAVHNSYGGPAALQQLVDQCHRKGLAVILDVVYNHIGPEGNYFGKYGPFFTEKYKTPWGNAINFDDAGCDEVRRYFIENALMWCRDFHVDALRLDAVHAIKDFSPVHVLKELTLALNDLKQCTGKSHYLIAECDLNDHRFIDPLKEGGHGLDSQWIDEFHHALRICAGGKREGYFGDFHGIEDLGAAFEHAYVYHGRYSEHRQKTFGTDPVENQGQQFVVFSQNHDQVGNRMLGERSSALFNFEMQKLMAASVMVSPFLPMLFMGEEYAESNPFLYFVSHTDPELITAVQQGRKAEFEAFHTEGDAPDPQDENTFHRSKLQWEKIGSGTHRTMFNYYQALLNLRKSHPVLRVPDRRNMEVISNKINNTLLLTRWSNEKKIHCLLNFSTRDRECMLPAFKENVSIIFNSASAEWGGPVINNDAFLSSSLIVIPAQSILIFEEYV; encoded by the coding sequence ATGATGAATAGAAGGACTTTAGGCGTAAATTTTGAAGCCGGCATAGCCGAGATTTTGCTATGGGTGCCGCAGGCAGAGCAGGTATCAATTCGCCCGGATACCGGCAACGATCTGTTACTTGAGCAAAAAACGCGCGGCTATTGGCAAATGCGTACCGGAGAACTTCGCCCCGGAATGAATTATCAAGTGGTCATCGACGGTGAAACATGGCCTGACATTCATTCTCTGTACCAGCCGGACGGTGTACACGGAGCCTCGTCCGCGTTCGATGTATCGGGTATGAAATGGACGGATCAGCGCTGGGACAATATCCCGCTACAAAACTACCTGATCTATGAGCTGCATACCGGGACATTTACACCTGAGGGGACATTTGATGGTATCGCGAAAAAATTAGATTATTTGGCTGCCCTGGGTATCACAGCCATCGAGTTCATGCCTGTCGCACAGTTTCCCGGTGATCGCAACTGGGGTTATGATGGCGTTTTTCCTTATGCCGTACATAATTCCTATGGCGGCCCGGCTGCGCTGCAGCAGCTAGTTGATCAATGTCACAGGAAAGGCCTTGCCGTGATTTTGGATGTAGTCTATAACCATATAGGTCCTGAGGGCAATTACTTCGGAAAATATGGTCCCTTTTTTACAGAAAAATACAAAACGCCCTGGGGAAATGCCATCAATTTCGATGATGCAGGCTGTGACGAGGTTAGGCGCTATTTCATTGAAAACGCACTGATGTGGTGCCGTGATTTCCATGTCGATGCCTTGAGATTGGATGCTGTTCATGCCATTAAAGATTTCAGCCCTGTACACGTGCTGAAAGAATTAACACTTGCGCTCAATGATTTGAAGCAATGTACCGGGAAGTCACATTACCTGATCGCGGAATGCGACTTGAACGATCACCGTTTTATCGATCCGCTCAAAGAGGGGGGGCACGGACTGGACAGTCAATGGATCGATGAGTTCCATCACGCGTTGCGGATTTGCGCAGGTGGTAAGCGAGAGGGCTATTTTGGTGACTTTCATGGCATTGAAGATCTCGGCGCCGCATTTGAACACGCTTATGTATACCACGGCCGCTATTCTGAACATCGCCAAAAAACTTTTGGCACCGATCCTGTTGAAAATCAAGGTCAGCAATTCGTGGTATTCTCGCAAAATCACGACCAGGTGGGTAACCGTATGCTTGGGGAAAGGTCATCCGCTTTATTCAACTTTGAAATGCAGAAACTGATGGCCGCGTCGGTCATGGTCAGCCCTTTTTTGCCGATGCTGTTCATGGGCGAAGAATATGCTGAATCCAATCCCTTTCTATATTTTGTGAGTCACACGGATCCGGAACTGATCACAGCAGTACAACAGGGGCGAAAAGCTGAATTTGAAGCTTTCCATACGGAAGGCGATGCGCCCGATCCGCAAGATGAAAACACCTTCCATCGATCTAAGCTGCAATGGGAAAAAATCGGTTCAGGAACCCATCGGACCATGTTTAACTATTACCAGGCGCTCCTCAACCTTCGCAAATCCCATCCTGTTTTGCGTGTTCCGGACAGGCGAAATATGGAGGTTATCTCCAATAAAATCAACAATACGCTGCTTTTAACCCGGTGGAGCAACGAAAAAAAAATCCACTGCCTGCTCAACTTCTCAACCCGGGACAGGGAATGTATGCTGCCTGCATTCAAGGAGAACGTCTCGATCATTTTTAATTCAGCTTCTGCAGAATGGGGCGGGCCAGTCATTAACAATGATGCGTTTCTATCATCTTCCCTGATTGTCATTCCAGCTCAAAGCATTTTAATATTTGAAGAATATGTTTAA
- a CDS encoding HlyD family secretion protein — protein sequence MESIIKNHRPVYSEDINDIIFKVPSWIVRWGTTVFWLIIIGLLILSTVISYPDVIRTSLKVSSENNAKPLAAKVNGKIVKLFVKDHDQVFEGQVMAYLESIASHDEVLKLLGELKQSRNCLLNGIVDNKRLNTISNTENLGELEGAYQSFQEAVLLYKASIGEGLYLKKRNLLYQDLRNLAIQKNHLEDQKKVQQQDLKIAEEEFVMHQKLMNQKVEATSEFRQQQSKYLNKKMPLMQTESSLISSNAELAAKQKELLELNNQVSEGKTKFLLAINSMISQCEDWRAKYVICSTESGTVIFNGLLQENQILNSGQTLFYIYNQGQETLGEMYIPQYNMGKVHIGQQVLIKLRSYPFEEYGMLQGKIKSIGDVPLKDSLYSAFVDIDKIDKKGNEITLKQGMLADAEIITKEASLFQRFKYNIIKSTNTR from the coding sequence ATGGAATCAATCATAAAAAATCACCGGCCAGTCTACAGCGAAGACATAAATGACATCATTTTCAAAGTACCTTCATGGATTGTGCGCTGGGGTACTACTGTTTTCTGGCTTATTATAATTGGACTGCTTATTCTTTCTACAGTTATCAGTTACCCCGATGTCATTAGGACGAGCTTAAAAGTTTCATCGGAAAACAATGCTAAGCCGCTTGCTGCAAAAGTGAACGGTAAAATCGTGAAGCTATTTGTCAAAGATCATGATCAGGTTTTTGAAGGCCAGGTCATGGCATACTTAGAAAGTATAGCAAGCCATGACGAAGTTTTGAAATTACTTGGCGAATTGAAACAATCGCGCAATTGCTTACTAAATGGGATCGTTGACAACAAGCGCCTCAATACCATTTCAAATACCGAAAACTTGGGAGAATTGGAAGGGGCCTATCAATCATTTCAGGAAGCAGTACTGTTATATAAGGCCTCAATTGGGGAAGGTTTATATTTAAAGAAAAGAAATTTATTGTATCAGGATTTGAGAAACCTGGCCATTCAAAAAAATCATCTGGAAGATCAGAAAAAGGTTCAACAGCAAGATTTGAAGATTGCTGAAGAGGAATTCGTCATGCACCAAAAGCTGATGAACCAAAAGGTTGAGGCCACATCAGAATTCAGGCAGCAGCAGAGCAAATACCTCAATAAAAAGATGCCGTTAATGCAAACAGAGAGCTCTTTAATTAGTAGCAACGCTGAATTAGCGGCTAAACAAAAAGAGCTTCTGGAATTAAATAATCAGGTCTCTGAAGGAAAAACTAAATTTTTACTGGCGATTAACAGTATGATCAGTCAATGTGAGGACTGGCGAGCTAAATATGTGATATGCTCAACTGAAAGCGGCACGGTAATTTTCAATGGACTTTTGCAGGAAAATCAAATCCTAAATTCCGGACAAACCCTATTTTATATATATAACCAAGGTCAAGAAACATTAGGGGAAATGTATATTCCACAATACAATATGGGGAAAGTCCATATAGGGCAACAGGTATTAATCAAACTAAGGAGCTATCCGTTTGAAGAATATGGCATGTTGCAAGGAAAAATTAAGTCAATTGGAGATGTTCCGTTAAAAGACAGTCTCTATTCCGCCTTTGTTGATATTGATAAGATTGACAAAAAAGGCAATGAGATCACGTTGAAGCAAGGTATGCTTGCAGATGCGGAGATTATTACCAAGGAAGCGTCTTTATTTCAAAGATTTAAATATAACATTATCAAAAGTACAAACACTCGCTAA
- the gwsS gene encoding grasp-with-spasm system SPASM domain peptide maturase, whose translation MKYDLNDHMVMVANCIPVKGYSRSIIYDLYRETFDFIPNDLYDILSKYNKRELTTVFGDTPKEFHHVLDEYFDFLLEKEYVLLTNRPDELACFPDLNLEWDAPATITNAIIDIRQPLFDQKDYSRFLKDLNDLGCTHLQVRFFPGYNHNMALRLFEFLNDLDMLCEVVIPYDTARPPGYYINLYQHYQKIHSITVFDFHQELDFFKKEDYRPFSQHVHFTSEAVTDQSHCGIISPAYFSVNIPMFTESLQFNSCLNRKVAVDQFGNIKNCPSLTKSYGQINSSSLKDIVKSDVFKECWTISKDKISICRMCEFRYMCTDCRAFVSDATDKPLKCRYNPITCEWT comes from the coding sequence ATGAAGTATGACCTGAATGACCATATGGTTATGGTAGCTAATTGCATTCCCGTAAAAGGATACAGCAGGTCGATCATTTATGACCTGTACAGAGAAACATTTGATTTTATACCAAACGATTTGTATGATATATTAAGTAAATATAACAAGCGAGAATTAACTACGGTATTTGGCGATACGCCGAAAGAATTTCATCATGTTTTAGACGAATATTTTGATTTTTTACTTGAAAAAGAATATGTGTTATTGACAAACAGACCGGATGAATTAGCATGTTTTCCAGATTTAAACCTGGAATGGGATGCGCCAGCCACGATAACAAACGCCATTATTGATATCAGGCAGCCACTGTTTGACCAGAAGGATTATTCCCGCTTTCTAAAGGATCTAAATGATCTCGGATGTACTCATTTACAAGTCCGTTTTTTCCCAGGATACAATCATAACATGGCGCTCAGGCTCTTCGAGTTTTTAAATGACCTCGATATGTTATGTGAGGTAGTGATTCCTTATGATACTGCACGGCCGCCTGGCTATTATATAAACCTTTACCAGCACTATCAGAAGATACACAGTATTACCGTTTTTGATTTCCACCAGGAGCTGGACTTCTTTAAAAAAGAAGATTACCGGCCATTTAGTCAACATGTTCATTTTACATCGGAGGCTGTCACTGATCAATCGCATTGCGGTATCATATCACCTGCTTACTTTTCGGTCAACATACCTATGTTCACTGAAAGCTTACAATTTAATTCCTGCCTTAACAGAAAGGTAGCTGTTGATCAGTTCGGAAATATCAAAAACTGCCCGTCGTTGACCAAAAGTTACGGCCAGATAAATTCTAGCAGTTTGAAGGACATAGTTAAGTCAGACGTATTTAAAGAATGTTGGACAATTAGCAAAGATAAAATTAGCATATGCCGAATGTGCGAATTCAGATATATGTGCACTGATTGCAGAGCATTTGTTTCGGATGCAACTGATAAACCTTTAAAATGCAGGTATAACCCCATAACCTGCGAATGGACCTAA
- a CDS encoding peptidase domain-containing ABC transporter yields the protein MAEKFNFFKQHDQMDCGPTCLRMIAKHYGRTIQLQELRNLCQISRSGVSLLGVSEAAEKIGFRTLGVKLTFEQLNDIELPAILHWRQNHFVILYRIQRETYWIADPGVGLIKLTGADVKENWISDPNTLEGIALLLSPSPQFYEQEDRDQHAVSWSSLFLYLIGYRKLIFQLLLGLALASLLQLIVPFLTQSIVDIGVNTRNLNFIQVILLAQIFLIVGRVSVEFIRSWILLHISTRVNISILTDFLIKLMKLPISFFDTKMTGDIMQRMNDQKKIESFLTGSALTTLFSLVNLLLFSFVLIYYKISIFSVFALASALYIAWITAFLGRRRLLNYKSFEVASKNQSNVVQLVNGMQEIKLNNCEQAKRWEWEHLQARLFKFNVKSLALSQYQQGGATLINESKNLLITFLTAKAVINGSLSLGAMVAIQYIVGQLNSPVDQLLGFIQGFQDARISLERLNEIHQLSDEEPIDRTLNNELPENKSLCINDLTFCYPSAGNEPVLKNINLIIPEGKTTAIVGTSGSGKTTLLKLLLRFYEPQRGEILIGNLQLNQIAFKSWRSSCGVVMQDGFIFSDTIERNIAVGDQYPDYDKLKHALKIANISDFIDSLPLRLNTKIGAEGNGISQGQRQRILIARAVYKDPHYLFFDEATNALDANNERIITNNLKEFFEKRTVVIVAHRLSTVRDADNIIFMDKGKVLEQGTHDELTLMKGHYFNLVKNQLELGV from the coding sequence ATGGCGGAAAAATTCAACTTTTTCAAGCAGCATGATCAGATGGACTGCGGGCCAACCTGTTTAAGAATGATCGCTAAGCACTATGGCCGCACCATCCAACTACAGGAACTGAGGAACCTTTGCCAGATCAGCCGGAGCGGGGTTTCCTTATTAGGAGTTAGTGAAGCAGCGGAAAAAATTGGCTTCCGTACATTGGGTGTAAAATTGACCTTCGAGCAGTTAAATGATATTGAGTTACCAGCGATCTTGCATTGGAGGCAAAACCATTTTGTAATTCTTTATAGAATTCAGAGAGAAACATATTGGATTGCAGATCCGGGAGTGGGCTTAATTAAACTTACCGGCGCCGATGTAAAAGAAAATTGGATCAGCGATCCAAATACACTTGAAGGAATTGCGCTTTTACTAAGTCCTTCGCCACAATTTTACGAACAGGAAGACAGGGACCAACACGCCGTGAGTTGGTCTTCGCTTTTTTTATACTTGATCGGTTATCGAAAGTTGATTTTTCAATTATTATTGGGGCTAGCGTTGGCTAGTTTGTTACAGCTCATTGTACCGTTTCTAACTCAATCAATTGTCGACATCGGTGTTAATACACGTAATCTGAATTTTATACAAGTCATATTGCTCGCCCAGATATTTCTGATTGTCGGCCGGGTATCAGTTGAATTTATCAGGTCATGGATATTGCTGCATATCAGTACGCGCGTAAATATTTCCATCCTAACGGACTTTTTGATCAAATTGATGAAACTTCCGATAAGTTTCTTCGATACGAAAATGACCGGAGATATTATGCAACGCATGAACGATCAAAAGAAAATTGAAAGTTTTCTAACCGGTTCCGCGCTCACTACGCTTTTCTCACTGGTAAACCTATTGTTGTTCTCTTTTGTGCTCATTTACTACAAGATTTCCATTTTTTCCGTTTTTGCATTAGCGAGTGCATTATACATTGCCTGGATCACGGCGTTCCTCGGAAGACGCCGTTTACTTAATTATAAGTCATTTGAAGTAGCTTCGAAAAACCAAAGCAATGTTGTCCAGTTGGTTAACGGAATGCAGGAAATAAAGCTGAATAATTGTGAGCAGGCAAAGCGTTGGGAATGGGAGCACCTCCAGGCGAGATTGTTCAAATTTAATGTCAAAAGTCTTGCATTGAGCCAGTACCAGCAAGGCGGGGCTACATTGATCAATGAAAGCAAAAACTTACTGATCACATTCCTTACCGCCAAAGCCGTTATTAATGGCTCGTTATCATTAGGCGCAATGGTAGCTATTCAATATATTGTTGGACAATTAAATAGCCCGGTAGACCAATTATTGGGTTTTATACAAGGGTTTCAGGATGCCCGAATCAGCTTAGAGCGATTAAACGAAATTCATCAACTATCAGACGAAGAACCAATAGACCGCACATTAAATAATGAACTACCGGAAAATAAAAGTCTCTGTATTAATGACTTAACATTTTGCTATCCGTCGGCGGGTAATGAGCCTGTATTGAAAAATATTAACCTGATCATCCCTGAAGGAAAAACCACGGCCATCGTGGGGACGAGCGGAAGCGGCAAAACAACGCTATTGAAATTGTTACTCCGTTTTTATGAACCACAAAGAGGTGAAATACTTATCGGAAACCTGCAACTTAACCAGATTGCATTTAAAAGTTGGCGCAGCAGCTGTGGCGTTGTAATGCAGGATGGTTTTATATTTTCCGATACCATAGAAAGAAATATTGCTGTAGGTGATCAGTATCCCGACTATGATAAACTAAAACACGCTTTAAAGATAGCCAATATCAGCGATTTTATCGACAGCCTCCCATTGCGGCTAAATACTAAAATTGGTGCGGAGGGTAACGGCATTAGCCAGGGACAGCGACAACGAATCCTGATTGCAAGAGCCGTCTATAAAGATCCTCACTACCTTTTTTTTGATGAAGCGACAAATGCGCTCGATGCCAATAATGAACGAATAATCACCAATAACTTAAAGGAATTTTTCGAAAAGCGTACGGTTGTAATTGTTGCTCATCGTTTAAGCACCGTCAGAGACGCCGACAACATCATATTTATGGATAAGGGAAAGGTCTTAGAGCAGGGTACCCATGATGAACTGACTTTAATGAAAGGGCATTATTTTAATCTTGTCAAAAATCAACTTGAACTTGGAGTTTGA
- the glgX gene encoding glycogen debranching protein GlgX gives MESNILPGKPFPLGPTWDGNGVNFTLYSENATAVELCLFDSENDQHETTKISVTEKTNFIWHIYIEGIAPGQLYGFRVHGPYEPENGHRFNPNKLLIDPYAKAISGSIKWNDALYSYKVGDEAQDLSFSDSDSAPFIPKSVVIDQHFDWEGDTSPSYQYYNTVIYEAHVKGFTQLNPEIPENLRGTYAGIAHPASIKYLQDLGITAIELMPVHQFISDRHLKENGLSNYWGYNTIGFFAPDSRYSGSGTKGEQVTEFKTMVKELHKAGIQVILDVVYNHTAEGNQLGPTLSFKGIDNASYYRLTDDKRYYNDYTGTGNTLNAYLPNVLRLMMDSLRYWITEMHVDGFRFDLAATLARELHEVNRLGAFFDIIHQDPVISQVKLIAEPWDVGEGGYQVGKFPPGWAEWNGKYRDCIRDYWSGSENTLPEFADRVTGSADLYKDYRRPTASINFITAHDGFTLNDLVSYNEKHNEANGEGNKDGESHNRSWNCGAEGPTDDPDIISLRQRQKRNLLTTLFLSQGVPMLVAGDEISRTQQGNNNAYCQDNEISWINWESVDHELLEFTRKLISLRNSHSVFSRKEWFKGVAVNESNIEDIAWFLSDGTQMEESHWQQNYAKSVAIYLNGNGIHGVGSDGKQVVDDTFYLVFNAHDLGLDYKLPHETYGRQWKVVLDTSTSDTAPDRIYKPQETVHVEGRSVVLLKDDTIRQNQGDDE, from the coding sequence ATGGAATCTAATATACTACCCGGAAAACCTTTCCCACTCGGTCCCACCTGGGACGGCAACGGAGTTAACTTTACCCTATACTCAGAAAACGCAACTGCAGTAGAACTATGCCTGTTTGATTCGGAGAATGATCAGCATGAAACAACCAAAATTTCCGTAACGGAAAAAACAAATTTCATCTGGCACATCTATATTGAAGGAATTGCCCCCGGCCAGCTATACGGTTTTCGCGTGCATGGGCCGTACGAACCTGAAAACGGCCATCGTTTCAACCCCAATAAACTGCTGATTGATCCCTACGCTAAGGCAATTTCAGGTAGTATAAAATGGAATGATGCCTTATACAGCTATAAAGTGGGAGATGAGGCGCAAGACCTGAGTTTCAGCGATAGCGACAGTGCGCCGTTTATTCCAAAATCTGTAGTCATCGATCAGCACTTCGACTGGGAGGGTGACACTTCTCCAAGTTACCAATATTATAATACAGTCATTTATGAAGCCCACGTCAAAGGGTTTACGCAGCTCAATCCTGAAATACCGGAAAATTTACGTGGGACCTATGCCGGAATCGCCCACCCTGCGAGTATCAAATATTTACAAGATCTGGGAATTACGGCGATCGAACTGATGCCTGTACATCAGTTCATTTCCGATCGGCATCTGAAAGAGAACGGATTGAGTAATTACTGGGGATATAACACCATTGGTTTTTTCGCTCCTGACTCGAGATATTCAGGCTCGGGCACCAAAGGCGAGCAGGTTACTGAGTTCAAAACGATGGTAAAGGAATTACATAAGGCAGGCATCCAGGTCATCCTGGATGTGGTATACAACCATACTGCAGAAGGCAACCAGTTAGGCCCAACTTTATCTTTTAAAGGTATTGACAATGCTTCCTATTACCGGCTCACTGATGATAAACGTTATTACAATGATTATACAGGCACGGGCAATACCTTGAATGCCTACCTGCCAAACGTTCTGCGCCTGATGATGGATAGCCTGCGCTATTGGATTACAGAAATGCACGTCGACGGTTTCAGGTTCGATCTGGCGGCCACCCTCGCACGCGAGCTACATGAAGTAAACCGCCTGGGCGCATTTTTCGACATCATTCACCAGGATCCGGTAATATCACAAGTCAAACTGATAGCCGAGCCATGGGACGTTGGTGAAGGCGGTTACCAGGTAGGTAAATTTCCTCCGGGCTGGGCGGAATGGAACGGAAAGTACCGCGATTGCATAAGGGACTACTGGAGCGGCTCGGAGAATACCCTACCAGAGTTCGCGGACCGCGTAACAGGCAGCGCTGACCTTTATAAAGATTACCGCCGCCCTACGGCCAGTATCAATTTCATCACCGCGCATGATGGCTTTACGCTTAACGATCTGGTATCCTATAATGAAAAACACAACGAGGCTAACGGGGAAGGTAATAAAGATGGGGAAAGCCACAACAGGTCCTGGAATTGCGGCGCCGAGGGACCAACTGACGATCCGGACATTATCAGTTTAAGGCAGCGTCAAAAAAGAAATCTCTTGACTACGCTCTTCCTGTCCCAGGGCGTGCCCATGCTCGTCGCGGGTGACGAAATCAGCCGTACCCAGCAAGGTAATAACAATGCTTATTGCCAGGACAACGAAATCTCCTGGATCAACTGGGAATCTGTAGATCATGAACTCCTGGAATTCACCAGAAAACTGATCAGCTTACGGAACAGCCACTCCGTCTTTTCCAGAAAAGAATGGTTCAAAGGCGTTGCTGTTAATGAATCGAACATAGAAGATATAGCCTGGTTCCTTTCGGACGGAACACAGATGGAAGAAAGCCACTGGCAACAGAACTACGCAAAGTCTGTGGCCATATATCTCAACGGCAATGGAATTCATGGCGTCGGTTCAGATGGCAAACAGGTTGTGGACGATACTTTTTACCTGGTCTTTAACGCGCATGACCTGGGATTAGATTATAAACTTCCTCATGAAACTTATGGCAGGCAATGGAAAGTCGTCCTCGACACGAGCACTTCCGATACAGCCCCGGACCGGATTTATAAACCGCAGGAAACGGTTCATGTTGAAGGCCGGTCTGTGGTATTGTTAAAGGACGATACAATAAGACAAAATCAGGGTGATGATGAATAG
- the gwsG gene encoding grasp-with-spasm system ATP-grasp peptide maturase, which yields MILIVSEKNDQSTYEVMQWLKKNHVPHFRVNGEDLVNVKHLDLNKEIVLDVQGNEIDLKKVKVLWYRRGSFNFRKPVAEDYKEIVDAESKVLNNYLFKYLDTQKYCINNFLYAFVNKLYVLELAQDAGLDIPRTLITGDKQYALNFLKNETEVITKIMGSQFLIRNPGTVKMAYTEQVNDRDVNEFDDSFFPSLLQTKISKRYEIRAFYFNDRFYSMAILSQGNKRTETDYRKYDSELPNRGIPYQLPDEVENRLKTVFAKLNLNSGSADLILDQNHNYIFLEINPIGQFGMVSKPCNYHLEKILANHLITHEAGYDVTLN from the coding sequence ATGATACTTATTGTTTCCGAAAAAAACGATCAGTCAACATATGAAGTGATGCAATGGCTGAAAAAAAATCATGTTCCACATTTTAGGGTAAACGGAGAAGATCTGGTCAACGTTAAACATCTCGACCTGAATAAAGAAATCGTCCTTGATGTACAGGGAAATGAAATTGATCTTAAAAAGGTTAAAGTACTTTGGTATAGACGGGGGAGTTTTAATTTCCGAAAACCGGTGGCAGAGGACTACAAGGAAATAGTAGATGCGGAATCCAAGGTACTTAACAATTACCTTTTTAAGTATCTGGATACTCAGAAATATTGCATTAATAACTTTTTATACGCCTTTGTGAATAAACTTTATGTCCTGGAACTGGCACAGGATGCCGGGCTGGATATTCCGCGAACATTGATTACGGGAGATAAGCAATACGCTTTGAACTTCTTAAAAAATGAGACAGAAGTAATCACAAAGATTATGGGATCACAATTCCTGATTCGAAATCCGGGAACTGTTAAAATGGCCTACACAGAGCAGGTAAATGACCGGGATGTAAATGAGTTCGATGATTCCTTCTTTCCGAGCTTGCTGCAAACAAAGATTTCGAAACGTTACGAAATAAGAGCATTTTATTTTAATGACCGCTTTTATTCGATGGCAATTTTATCTCAGGGCAATAAAAGAACAGAAACCGACTATAGAAAATATGATAGTGAGCTGCCTAACCGGGGTATACCTTATCAACTGCCAGATGAAGTTGAGAATCGTTTAAAAACAGTATTCGCTAAATTGAACCTAAACTCGGGATCAGCAGATCTGATTTTAGATCAAAATCATAACTATATTTTTCTGGAGATCAATCCTATTGGCCAATTCGGAATGGTATCCAAACCTTGCAACTATCATTTAGAAAAAATACTTGCTAACCATCTTATTACCCATGAAGCAGGATATGATGTTACTCTCAACTAA
- a CDS encoding DUF6624 domain-containing protein, protein MKYKLYLIGLALLFSGDIFAQTGPPPAYFQLVKKADTLFQKKEYQQSASTYSAAFNTFNGRAILNDRYNAACAWARSGKADSAFFHLFKVANAGKYADDQHLAIDSDLASIHKDSRWADLMTIVRNNKTALEAQYNLPVKKQLEDIFASDQYYRRKADSIQNRFGFKSPQMQSLLDSMKTQDKINLQKTTAILDKYGWLGPDKVGNIANLALFAVIVHADLPTMEKYFPLLKDAADKNAASKGNLALLQDKIESARYHYQTYGTQLDKDEKTNKFSFVPIKDKEHVNERRAAVGLPPIEAYAKQWGITSY, encoded by the coding sequence ATGAAGTATAAATTATATCTCATCGGCTTGGCTTTATTATTTTCCGGCGATATTTTCGCTCAGACCGGCCCTCCGCCAGCATATTTTCAATTGGTAAAAAAAGCCGACACCTTATTTCAAAAAAAGGAATATCAACAATCAGCATCAACTTACAGTGCAGCTTTCAATACATTTAACGGACGCGCGATTCTGAATGACCGTTATAATGCAGCCTGCGCCTGGGCGAGATCCGGTAAGGCGGACAGCGCGTTTTTTCATTTATTTAAAGTTGCCAATGCCGGAAAATATGCCGATGACCAGCACCTCGCTATCGATTCTGATCTGGCATCCATTCATAAGGATTCCCGATGGGCAGATTTAATGACTATCGTTCGTAATAATAAAACTGCATTGGAAGCACAATACAACCTACCGGTCAAAAAACAATTAGAAGATATTTTCGCGTCCGATCAGTATTACCGTCGGAAAGCGGACAGCATTCAGAACAGATTCGGTTTCAAATCACCTCAAATGCAGTCGTTGTTAGACAGCATGAAAACGCAGGACAAGATCAACCTGCAGAAAACAACAGCAATACTGGACAAATATGGCTGGCTGGGCCCCGATAAAGTGGGAAACATCGCCAACCTGGCACTTTTTGCGGTGATCGTCCATGCAGATCTTCCTACCATGGAGAAATATTTCCCTTTGCTTAAAGATGCGGCAGATAAGAACGCAGCATCAAAAGGTAACCTCGCTTTGTTGCAGGACAAGATCGAATCTGCCAGATACCACTATCAAACCTACGGTACACAGTTAGATAAGGATGAAAAGACTAACAAATTTTCATTCGTACCGATAAAAGATAAGGAGCACGTGAATGAGCGCCGTGCTGCCGTTGGCCTGCCGCCAATCGAGGCGTATGCTAAGCAGTGGGGTATAACGAGTTATTAA